The DNA sequence CGGGGGTTGGGGCGACGGGGGCGGTTGGGGCGGCGGGGGTGGCTGGGGTGGCGGCGGCTGGCCCGGTGGCGGCGGCAGTCCCGGCTACGACGTCATCGTGGTGATAGCCCCGCCGCATACGGCCGGGACCGTCCAGGTCACCGTCACCACCGGCGCCGGCACCAGCAACTCCCTGCCGTACACCTACGTGGCGCCGCCCCCGCCCGCCGCCGTCTCCATCACCCCGGCCGTGGGCCCGACCACCGGCGGCACCGTGTACGTGATCAACGGCACCAATCTGACCGGCGTCACCAGCGTCACCTTCGGCGGGAACGCCTCGAACATCCTGGCCATCAACCCCGCCGGCACCAGCCTGGTCGGCGTCTCCCCGGCGGGTCCGCCCGCAGGTGGCAACGTCACCGTCGCGGTCACCGGACCCGGCGGCACCAGCACCATTCCCGGCGGCTTCACCTACTTCGTCGCGCCGCCCCCGCCGGTGCCCACCGCCATCAATCCCGCCACCGGGTCCGTGGCCGGCGGTACCGCGTTCACCATCACCGGCACCAACCTCGGTGGCGTCCTGGGCGTGCTGTTCAACGGCGCTCCCGCCACCGGCGTGACCGCCACCGCCACCACGGTCACCGGCATCACCCCGCCCGGGACGGCCGGCAACGCGACCGTCACCCTGGTGACGGCCTTCGGCACCGCCACCGTCCCCGGCGGCTTCACCTACGTCTGACCGATCACGTCCGACCGACCCAC is a window from the Streptomyces luomodiensis genome containing:
- a CDS encoding IPT/TIG domain-containing protein, producing MTSTALAAATPTAGYWPPTPVGPPTLLALVPDSGPAAGGNYVRLFGQNLRGVTGVSFGGTAATIVYQDYPGGGWGDGGGWGGGGGWGGGGWPGGGGSPGYDVIVVIAPPHTAGTVQVTVTTGAGTSNSLPYTYVAPPPPAAVSITPAVGPTTGGTVYVINGTNLTGVTSVTFGGNASNILAINPAGTSLVGVSPAGPPAGGNVTVAVTGPGGTSTIPGGFTYFVAPPPPVPTAINPATGSVAGGTAFTITGTNLGGVLGVLFNGAPATGVTATATTVTGITPPGTAGNATVTLVTAFGTATVPGGFTYV